The genomic interval CAACCAACTTCTTCAATTCCAGACTCGATTCAAGACAACCAATGTCTGCTAAACGTCCGTGTCTAGTTGCAGGGGGTTCGTTTGAATTGAGAAGTAATCCAACCATGTGTACGCCGCCATCTTGTCtattttttttatgttttatcTTCTCTCATTGATTGAGACGGGTgagtgtccaccccaaagtgccACGTGGAATGACACGTGTCTTGATCAATGACGGAAGATTTGAAATAGACAAGATTGGGATTTACACATTGTTGGATTACCTCAtggaacaaaacatttatttcattAAATAGCAGAGCAATTTCTAAATTCAAACAAACCCCCTCCAACTAGACATGGATGTTTAGAAGACATTGGTTGTCTTCCAAGTCGGGAATTGTGGAAGTATCGTTAAGGTTGGTTGAAAATGTCCTGTGTGATGTCAAACGGTACGTATCCTGTAATTGCTAATGTAGTGTCACATTAACCCTTTACAATGTTCGCTAGACTTGATCCTAAAGGAGAGAACATCCAAATGAATATATTATTCTGTAAATTAATTTAACACCTCTACAGGACCGGTGTATGTCTCTTTCCCCCCCCGGACAGTTGACAACATTTTGGGCAGTGATGCAATGGTTCAtttgatcagtctaaaacgttgcacatacaccgccatctagtggccaaaatcaaaaTTGTGCCTAGACTCCAAAGTGATttaatggcctttctcttgcttttcaaagatagaacatgttttttctttgtattttcttctaccagatctaatgtgttttattctcctacattcatttcacatttccacaaacttcaaagtgtttcctttcaaatggtatcaagaatatgcatatccttgcttcaggtcttgagctacaggcagttagatttgggaatgTAATTTTAGATAAATGGAAATAAAGGCTCAGATCCTTGAATTAAAGGGAaaaatctgtagttgctacatacagtaccagtcaaaagtttggacacacctactcgttccaaggtttttctttaattttactatatgagaactccttcaagactgttggaaaagcattccaggtgaagctggttgagagaatgagtgtgcaaagctgtcatcaaggcaactggtgtctacttcgaagaatctaaaatacactGTGTGTTATacgtgttatttaatagttgtgacgtattcactattattctacaatgtagaaaatagtcaaataaaataaaaaccttgaatgagtcagcatgtccaaacttttgactggtactgtacattttttaaaaattataagTGAATAtgcacccattgattcttgaagaatataacttataaataaatgcctcatgagcttagttcaactttcGTGCCCCACCGGAACCCAAAATGAGcttattttactccaatgtttataaacaaagaaaatgtaaacaaacaatatATAACctcatggttaaaactataatttttacATCATGACTGGGCAGTCTTTGCTCccatctatgaatttgagagtggttacatatctccagccccatccctcagctttttacccaaacagggatggggaggaggcTTTGTTAGTTTTTCAATTGCTGACTGCTGCCTTAACAGGCTTGATGCTGTCCCTTACCTAAAATTAGTCCTAACATTGCAAAGAATATCAGTATTTTCTGTAGAAAATTATTTGATTATGCTTGTAGTGGAGAGTATAGATGGCAAACAAGTTAAAGATCATGTATGGTCTGAGGCTCTGAGCATCATCACTACAAGTAAGGAAAGCACACAAAAAGGTACAAGGGTTGATTtaatttttttgttgtcattgtagcgttaagatttcccttcactggaactaagggaacCATGAGAaccagccacagaccattattcctcttccaccacactttacagttggcactatgcattggtgcaggtagcgttctccttgcatccgccaaacccagatttgtgcgtatgactgccagatggtgaaacgtgattaatcactccagagaaccagTTTCCACTGTTACATAGTCCAATAGCGGCAAATagttacaccactccagccgacacctGGCATTGCGCAAGGtgaacttaggcttgtgtgcggctgcatgGCCATGgacacccatttcatgaagctcccgacgaacagttcttgtgctgacgttgcttccagaggcagtttgtaacttgatagtgagtgttgcaaccgaggacagacgatttttatgcgcttcagcactcggcagtcccgtcctgtgagcttgtgtggcctaccacttcgtggctgagccgttgttgctcctagacgtttgcacttcacaataacagcacttacagttgtccagggcagctctagcagggcagaaatttgacaaactgacttgttggaaaggttgcatcctatgaCGATGACACGTTGAAGGTCACtgcgctcttcagtaaggccattctactgccagtgttctatggagattgcatggctgtgtgctcgacttTATACACCTGTACGTGGCTGAAGGGGGTGTCCACATcattttgtgtatatagtgtacgtgcagatacagttgaagtgggaagtttacataaacttaagTTATAACATACATTTGAGTCATaacaatttgtttttcaaccactccacaaatgtcttgttaacaaactatagttttggcaagtcggcatctactttgtgcatgacacaagtaatttttccaacaattgtttacagattacttcacttataattcactgtttcacaattacAATGGtgcagaagtttacttacacttagttgactgtgcctttaaacagcttacaaaaattccataaaatgcttcagaagcttctgataggctaattgacatcatttgagtcaattggagtgtATACCTGTagatacctgtggatgtatttcaagacctaccttcaaactcagtgcctttttgcttgacatcatgggaaaatcaaaagaaatcaaccaagacctcagaaaaaacatgtagacctccacgagtctggttcatccttgggagcaatttccaaatgcctgaaggtaccactatcatctgtacaaacaatagtatgcaagtataaacaccatgggatcacagagctgtcataccgctcaggaaggagatgccttctgtctcctagagatgaatgtattgtggtgtgaaaagtgcaaatcaatcccagaacaacagcaaaggaccttgtgaagatgctggaggaaacatgtacaaaagtatctatatccacagtaaaacgagtcctatatcgacataacatgaaaggccactcagcaaggaagaagctactgctccaaaaccgccataaaaaagccagactatggtttgcaactgcacatgaggacaaagatcgtactttttggagaaatgttgtctggtctgatgaaaccaaaatacaactgtttggccataatgaccaacgacaaagaacaccatcccaaccatgaagcacgggggtgacagcatcatgttgtgggggtgctttgctgcaggagggactggtgcataacacaaaatagatggcatcatgggggaggaaaattatgtggatatattgaagcaacatctcaagacatcaagttaaagcttggtcgcaaatgggtcttccaaatggacaatgaccccacgcatacttccaaagttgtggcaaaatggcttaaggacaacaaagtcaaggtattggagtggccatcacaaagccctgacctcaatcctatagaacatttgtgggcagaactgaaaaggtgtgtgcgagcaaggaggccaacaaacctgactcagttacaccagctctgtcaagaggaatgggccaaaattcacccaacttattgtgggaagcttgtggaaggttacccgaaacgtttgacccaagtcaaacaatttaaaggcaatgctacaaaatactaattgggtgtatgtaaacttctgacccactgggaatgtgatgaaagaaataaaagctgaaataaatcattctctctactattattctgacatttcacattcttaaaataaaatggtgatcctaactgacctaagacagggaatttttattaggattaaatgtcaggaattatgaaaaactgagtttaaatgtatttggctaaggtgtatgtaaacttccgtctaCAACTGTACGTGCACCACgctattgctctctctccctctgctgtgggTGAGTCTCACAAGCTGTCACAAATGGCGAGAGGCTGGATCTCATATTCTTGGGGGCTTGCCCACATGGGGGGaaatgtagggaatatggtgcagcACAGCTTCTAGAAAACAGTCTTTCAAACTATGGATTtcatggctaattgaggtaacACAGTAATGTTGCTCAGATTATACATGTATGAACTGACACATCCAGTACAAAGTgggaggtctaaaaaaaatacTTATTTGTCACCAAAGTATCAGAGCATGTCTTTAAAGCCAAAGAATCAGAGCATGTCTATAAAGCTAAAGTACCAGAGCATGTCTTTAAAGCCAAAGTACCAGAGCATGTCTTTAAAGCCAAAGTACCGGTGCATGTCTTTAAAGCCAAAGTAtcggagcatgtctttaaagcCAAAGTACCGGTGTATGTCTTTAAAGCCAAAGTACCAGAGCATGTCTTTAAAGCCAAAGTaccagagcatgtctttaaggCCAAAGTAtcggagcatgtctttaaagcCAAAGTACCAGAGCATGTCTTTAAAGCCAAAGTACCAGAGCATGTCTTTAAAGCCAAAGTAtcggagcatgtctttaaagaGTTTCACAGTTATGGGATAAAACAGAAGTATACTAGGCAGTTTTTTTTGTTAGTGTATCTGAACCACAGGGACCACCAAGGCAATTGTATAACCCGCAATACTCACTTCCTTTATGGCCAAACCAGACACAATACCACTGGAATGCTAAAGCAGAAATTAGGACAAGCAGCCCATATTGTTAGACATTTTTTctcagatagatggagagagaagaaagccaaccgtttttttttttttttttttacttaaacagtatggggatggatTCAGATGGGTAGCTATGGTGGAAGGAGAGGCTGTTGGCTAAACAGAGGCTCAAGGTGTTGTCAAGTCCAACCACTCCTCATTTCAGTACAGTATCCCGTCCATTCCATTACTTAATTTACTTCCATTGTTTGTTCTTGTAGTCCCACTTGGCAGAAAAGCCCTCAATTGGGTTGACCCGCATGTCCAGCATCCTCTGGATCTGCTTAGCCTGCCACTCCTCACCAAAAGTGTGAGGTTGAGGTGGGTACACTGTGCGACACAAGGGAGAAAGAGAACAGCAACTTTGAGGATGGAACATGTGTGATACAGGCTCGAGGAAGTCTATCAAGTTTAGCAATCAACCATGAGAATTCGTACCATAGTGGCCCTGCCAAAACACCACCAGACCAGTGATGCCAAAGAAGATGAACATCCCACCAATCACGGTCTTCCACTCATGGGACGGCTTCTTCATCTCAGGGTAGGTGTGGTTGAACTTCAGCCTGTACACTGGAgaaggaggacagagaaagagaaatattAAGGGTAGCAGGATGAAAGGCTGATAAATGAGAAGGAATGAGATAGTACAttttcatttgctttggcaatgtaaacattcagtatgtttcccatgccaataaagcttttttaaatgaattgagaGGGGATTACAGGCAATTTTTTCCTCCTTGGACAGTGCAGTCCATGGCCCCTTCTCCTTCTGTTTCAGACTCTTATCCTTAGAATCAAGGACATCAATCCATGCTCTGTCTGGCAGAGGGGTGTCCAGACGATCCCAGTACATTGGCTGGGACATGTCCACTTGGTCAGATACCTCTACAGTACAGGAGCGATAGGACACAATATTGATTATGTGAGGGGGAGGTTGAGGTAAAGGGAGTTGTAAGGTGGGGTTTAGAGGTTTATAGACGTTAGAGAAGTAGACATTACACTGGGTGATAAGACCTCAGGTCCTTGCGCTTGTAAAACCATTCACCACTTAAAGCCAACAGCGGCATCTGCTGATAATACATGCAATGGCGCAGTAGGCCATGCCATTTCAAATTCAACTTGCTCGATTAAAATGAGGATTTACACAACAAACTAGGATATGTGTATTGTGATGCATTTTTTTGGGATACATTTATACTGAAAATGAATGTTTTTTCCTACAGACAATTATGCATGCAGTGCCATGTCAAAGAATACCGTGGTGGCTTGACATCCTCGCACCACTGTTGGTCAGTCCCACCACCGCGCGCCTGGAAAACAAGCCCCCGACTCGTCCTGCTGTCAGGTGAAGCATCTGACAGGTGAGGAATAGAGACAGAACAAGATTTATACCTCAACAAAATGTCTCTACATAACTGATCATTCCATCCGGACCCAGTGAGCACCGTCCGACGTCGTTGTCCATGAACGTTGAAAAGACGTCCATATTTGGTCCATCTGCCCTGGCCTTGATTTAAACATCCACAGACGTAATTTTTCGGTCCAGACCGGCCTTGATTTTAATGTCCACAGATATCTTGTCCAGACCGGACAAAACATTTGAACTAAACATCGACgtctataattggttcagatttggacagtacagtatagtaaagaaaagtagagtatagttcagtacagtagagtacaatacagtacagaacatagtAAAGTATTATGTACGctattgtaccctactgtaccctaatgtactgaactaaaccgtgtactttactgtattttaATGCactctgggggaggggggggggtactgggaaaaagtttgggaacccctgctctgctgttctctactgttgtccaagcttgtgaaacatagacgtctatattGGTTCAGACGTTTTAAGCTCTGGCATGCGTCAGCAACGTCAGAGCAGGGGAGCAAGACCTGTGTCTTGTTTAGaataatacccagtgtgctttgcaagtgttcattttttttacatttacattttagatattagcagacgctcttctccagagcaacttacagtcagtgcattcaattaaaaggtagataaacaaccacATATTAATTACACTAatagcacaacaacaacaaaagaacgTTTCCGTAACATTCCTGAGAAGTGCGCTGTTGTTTTTTTGCCTGTTGGTCCAATAAATTTGATCATGATCATTATCAGTTGTTAAAGCTTTTGAAAGTGCATGTGACAGGTAAGAGCAATGATACATATAATATAATGCTTTCTTTATTGACTAGTAGATCAAAGTTAATGTATGAGTGGTTGAACTTTGTCCATAGAAACAATTaaccaaaaaaaatgtatgtattttcAGCGTATACGTCTTTTAGTGGTCATTTCGATGTAATTTTGCTCACTGGGGAGGCTCCCTCTTTCATTTTAAAGTGACCAGGTATTTTAACAATAAGCCAAAACTTATCCTCTGCGCAATGTCGTAAAAACAAAGGTTGATGAAAAAGCCTAGCTTCTTTAGGGACTTCATAACAAAGCAAGTTAGGCTAAGTAACTACGCTggtggagagtggggtaagttgagccaaagggttGGTTAAGCTACGCTTTGTTTCTAGCAGTGGTGCAAAGTACTTAGGtaacatagggacaaagatcgtactttttggagaaatgtcctctggtctgatgaaacaaaaatacaactgtttggccataatgaccaccgttatgtttggaggaaaagggggaggctgcaagtcgaagaacaccatcccaaccgtgaagcacaggggtggcagtatcatgttgtgggggtgctttgctgcacaagggactggtgcacaacacaaaatagatggcatcatgaggtaggaaaatgatgtggatatattgaagcaacatatcaagacatcagtcaggaagttaaagcttggttgcaaatgggtgttccaaatggacaatgaccccaagcatacttccaaagttgtggcaaaatggcttaaggacaacaaagtcaaggtagtggagtggccatcacaaagctctgacctcaatcccatagaaaatttgtgggcagaacgtaaaaagcatgtgcgagcaaggaggcctacaaacctgactcagttacaccagctctgtcaggaggaatgggccaaaattcaataTTCAAAatattattctgacgtttcacatccttaaaataaagtagtgatcctaactgacccaaaacagaatatttactaggattaaatgtcaggaattgtgacaaactgagttgaaatgtatttggctaaggtgtatgtaaacgtccgacttcaactgtaggtattcctcttgtccagatgagatagggtcgtgtgcagtgtgatggtgattgcatcatatgtggatctattggtaagcaaattggagtgggtctagggtgtcaggtaaggtagaggtgatgtgatccttgactagtctctcaaagcacttcaggaTGACAGAAGCGATAGTCAATTAGTTccgttacctttgctttcttgggtacaggaaaaaTCGTGGACACGACGAAGTAGTATTAATTAACACAACGAAGCAGTATTAACACGACGAAGTAGTATTAACACGACGAAGCAGTATTAATTAACACAACGAAGCAGTATTAACACGACAAAGTAGTATTAATTAACACAACGAAGCAGTATTAACACGACAAAGTAGTATTAACACGACAAAGCAGTATTTTAACAAGCAAAAACAGAATCTCTAGgctttgcaaaaaaataaaattaacaaaATGCTGAATTGGCTTAGTCTTGTTTTTTATGTTTTAGAAAAACAACATAACTCACAGCCTATCCTAACGTTACACAGCCTAATGTTATTAGCTATCTACCGGATATTTACAGTGTATCATTGCTATGCACCATTGCCATTTCTACAGTGTATCATTGCGTTACTTAGCGGTGTGCATCATCAGTGGACTAATCACAGGCTAATGTTACTTGGCCTAACGTTGTTATAATGTTTTCCTAGCTAGCGCACGTAAACTTACAGTGCGCCATTGCTATGCATAACCTACTGTCAATTTACCACTGGGGAAGGAATCGTCCATTTCAAATGACGAACCGTTCATTGCCTGGTTTGGACTTGCAGCAGCAGGCACCGGATCGTCTCTGACGATGTGTCCACAGGTCCGACTGGGTTGGTTGTGACTCAATGATAGCGTCAATAATGTCAAAGCATTAATTAACAGTTGTCTTGTCATCCGCCGCGCGTCCAGACCTTCAATTAAATGTAGCCTACTGTGAGCAttattatataaaaaaaataatctttGCCCTACACCGGTCTGCATTGCTTAAATAGCCGTTTGCTCCCATACATTCGCAAATGTTTCCCATACGTTTGTTTGACAATTCCGCATTGATACTCTCATCTCCCCAGATCTCCAGTAAGGTCTCCATTTCACATACAGTCCACGTCGCccctttgccctctctctctctctctctctctctctctctctctctctctctctctcctctctctcacacacacacacacacacacacacacacacacacacacacacacacacacacacagcaaggaacaTTTTTGGAAACTGGCAGTTGGTCAACATCAGCAGCCATGTCGCCACGTCTAAATGATCTCcacacacagacggacagacaaacagacacagaccatTATACATTTACGAGACACACTTTGAGACATTTATGCAAAATCATTTGTGCAGACATATTTTTTTATCAAGGAGTACAGTGTGATTTGTTCTCCAAATATGGAGTTGTGTCTGTCTTTTAAGGCACAAATGTTACCAAATTAAACTTGTGGAGAATTGAGTGAACACATAGGGCATTGGCCGACTAATAGCCTAATGCCTCATTTCAAAAGGCATTGAGAGATATTACAATTATTTGTATCCAAATACAGTATTGCATACCATTAACACAATCCATTTTCCTCTCTCAACAGCCTGACGAGGAATAGAACCAATGCTCATGCCTTTGTTTGTAGAAGTCTCTGTCTGCACATTCTGTGTTAGAAGTCTAGAGACCCCTCTCAACTTTCTAAAGGGTATAAATACCC from Oncorhynchus tshawytscha isolate Ot180627B linkage group LG22, Otsh_v2.0, whole genome shotgun sequence carries:
- the LOC112222375 gene encoding cytochrome c oxidase subunit 4 isoform 2, mitochondrial; the encoded protein is MLHLTAGRVGGLFSRRAVVGLTNSGARMSSHHEVSDQVDMSQPMYWDRLDTPLPDRAWIDVLDSKDKSLKQKEKGPWTALSKEEKIALYRLKFNHTYPEMKKPSHEWKTVIGGMFIFFGITGLVVFWQGHYVYPPQPHTFGEEWQAKQIQRMLDMRVNPIEGFSAKWDYKNKQWK